The Abditibacteriota bacterium region CATTTTCAGCACGTGACCACCCGGGGCGGGGCGGACATCATCAGAGATGCCAAGCGCCGCGGAGCCCCGATCACAGCGGAGACCTGCCCCCAGTATCTGACCCTGACGGACGAGGCCCTCATGGGCTATGATACCAATGCCCGGGTCAACCCTCCTCTGAGGACGGAGGAGGACAGGCAAGCCCTTATCCGGGCAGTCATGGACGGCACCATAGACGTCATAGCCACCGACCACGCTCCTCACGCCATAGAGGAAAAGGACACAGAGTTCGACAATGCTCTGTCCGGCATGACCGGACTGGAGACAGCCGTGTCCCTCTGTCTCGATGAGCTGCACCACAGGCACGGCATGAGCATCTCCGATATAGTGGACAGATACTGCGCGGCTCCCGCCCGGGTGATAGGCTCGTCTCAGGGCTCCTTTGGCGGGCAGCAGCTGGCTGACCTGTGCGTGCTGGACACGGAATATGAATACGTGATCGATCCGTCCCGGATGAAGTCAAAGAGCAGGAATACTCCCTTTGGAGGCAGGAAGGTCCGGGGCGCAGTGATGCTGACCGTGGCCAAGGGAAATATAGTATACAGGAGAGAAGCCTGATGGATAAAGGAAAGTTTTACGAGCTGATATATGAGGCAGGATGCGTCCGCTTCGGAGATTTTACCCTTAAAAGCGGTATCAAGTCTCCGGTGTATATAGATTTCAGAGTGCTGATCTCCGATCCGCCTCTTTTGAACACCATAGGCGGAGTGCTGGCGGAGGAAGCGGGCAAGCTGGGCTGCGACCTTATCGGAGCCATACCCTACGCGGGTCTGCCCATAGGGGTGGCCGCGTCCATATGCGGCAACATACCTCTCATCTATTCCCGCAAGGAGGCCAAGACCTACGGCACCAAAAAGCTCATTGAAGGCCATTATTCTCAGGGAG contains the following coding sequences:
- the pyrE gene encoding orotate phosphoribosyltransferase, producing the protein MDKGKFYELIYEAGCVRFGDFTLKSGIKSPVYIDFRVLISDPPLLNTIGGVLAEEAGKLGCDLIGAIPYAGLPIGVAASICGNIPLIYSRKEAKTYGTKKLIEGHYSQGDRVLIIDDIVTDGASKIEAVIPFREAGLEVRDILVIIDREQGGKRLLGEAGYELHSLGTLSEIVGHLAAAGRIDEEMRDKVISFIAQNQFTKINIK